A single Bacillus sp. OxB-1 DNA region contains:
- a CDS encoding MATE family efflux transporter translates to MDASLPFQKKPFHFVKIVLPILITQVALYLMSFFDILMTGRYDTYHLAGVTIGSSFWVPVYTGLSGILMGLTPIIAQLIGSKRHDEVRPSVQQGLYVSILLSAIVFSILLFIGSHFVYKMPLEPKVQAVAAGYLKGICIGLFPLFAYTVMRSFFDALGATRVSMFIILLSAPINIVLNYFLIFGKFGFPELGGAGAGYASGITYWIVLCIAVFIAWKGGAFQQFALFRRWGRVSFSKCKEILLIGVPIGLSIFVETSIFSVVTLLMSKYSTEVISAHQIAMNFSSLLYMIPLSISMGATILVGQAAGGSRLQDAKQYSLLAIAFAVGFSFLSIAILLLFREPIASLYTTDPGMITLAAQFFLFAAFFQLSDAFQAPIQGALRGYKDVNMTFFVGVISFWGIGLPVGHIVATYTDFGPFGYWVGLIIGLLVGAVTLTFRLLFIQRKYAK, encoded by the coding sequence TTGGACGCTTCACTTCCTTTTCAGAAAAAACCGTTTCATTTCGTGAAAATCGTTTTGCCTATCCTTATTACCCAAGTGGCGCTCTATCTGATGTCGTTCTTCGATATTCTTATGACTGGCCGCTACGATACATACCACCTTGCCGGAGTGACAATCGGATCCTCTTTCTGGGTTCCGGTCTATACCGGCTTGTCAGGCATCCTTATGGGATTGACCCCGATTATCGCCCAACTGATCGGAAGCAAGCGTCATGATGAAGTTCGGCCTTCCGTCCAGCAAGGATTATACGTATCTATTTTACTTTCGGCAATCGTTTTTTCAATTCTTCTTTTCATCGGCTCCCATTTTGTATACAAAATGCCTTTGGAGCCGAAAGTCCAAGCAGTAGCGGCCGGCTATCTGAAAGGAATCTGTATCGGGCTGTTCCCCCTCTTCGCTTATACAGTGATGCGCTCGTTTTTTGACGCATTGGGGGCAACCCGGGTTTCGATGTTCATCATCCTTTTATCAGCGCCGATCAACATCGTACTTAACTACTTTCTGATTTTCGGGAAATTCGGTTTTCCGGAGCTCGGAGGTGCAGGTGCTGGGTATGCGTCGGGGATAACGTATTGGATTGTCCTTTGCATTGCGGTCTTCATAGCTTGGAAGGGAGGAGCATTCCAACAATTTGCCCTTTTCCGACGCTGGGGCCGTGTTTCGTTTTCAAAATGCAAGGAGATCTTACTTATCGGAGTGCCGATCGGCCTTTCCATCTTCGTGGAGACGAGCATTTTCTCTGTCGTGACATTGCTCATGTCCAAGTATTCGACCGAAGTCATTTCAGCACACCAGATCGCTATGAACTTTTCGTCCTTGCTCTATATGATCCCGCTCAGCATTTCGATGGGAGCCACCATCCTCGTCGGACAAGCGGCCGGCGGTTCTCGATTGCAAGATGCCAAGCAATACAGTTTGCTCGCGATTGCGTTCGCGGTTGGATTCAGCTTTCTATCCATCGCCATCCTGCTTCTGTTTCGGGAGCCAATCGCCTCCCTTTACACAACCGATCCGGGGATGATTACCTTGGCAGCCCAGTTCTTCCTCTTTGCTGCGTTTTTCCAATTGTCGGATGCCTTCCAGGCGCCGATTCAAGGGGCACTCCGGGGGTATAAGGACGTCAATATGACATTCTTCGTCGGCGTCATCTCTTTCTGGGGAATCGGTTTGCCGGTCGGCCATATTGTTGCAACCTATACGGATTTCGGGCCGTTCGGCTACTGGGTCGGGCTAATCATCGGCCTGCTTGTCGGAGCCGTCACTTTAACGTTCCGCCTGCTGTTCATT
- a CDS encoding undecaprenyldiphospho-muramoylpentapeptide beta-N-acetylglucosaminyltransferase, producing the protein MKRPVILLTGGGTAGHVSVNEALIPVFNERGYDIHYIGSHEGIEKELIGEGHPDVTYHAIQSGKLRRYFSMKNMTDPFRIGAGVMQAFSIIRKVRPEIIFSKGGFVSVPVVLAAKLARIPVVIHESDVTPGLANRLALPFSKHIFTVFEKTLDYVPAGKATCTGAVIRPELFDGVREQGLRYAGLDGLKPVLLIMGGSQGSAVINDALRKELPGILERYDVIHLCGKGNIDEELESTPGYTQFEYVTEGLPHLLAAADFAVSRAGSNAIFELLALHKPMLLIPLSAAKSRGDQILNASLFESLGIALVLQEEEIGKRTMLEEFAILEREKDRLLENMKQTEHPKIPEDMAEMILMYRN; encoded by the coding sequence GTGAAACGACCAGTAATCCTATTGACGGGAGGCGGCACCGCGGGCCATGTGTCCGTGAACGAAGCGCTGATCCCGGTATTCAACGAAAGAGGATATGATATCCATTATATAGGATCCCATGAAGGCATTGAAAAAGAATTGATCGGTGAAGGGCATCCCGATGTGACATACCATGCCATACAGAGCGGCAAGCTCCGGAGATATTTTTCCATGAAAAATATGACGGATCCGTTTCGGATCGGGGCAGGCGTCATGCAGGCGTTCTCCATCATCCGCAAAGTCCGTCCGGAAATCATCTTTTCCAAAGGGGGATTCGTCTCGGTCCCGGTTGTCTTGGCAGCCAAACTGGCAAGAATACCGGTAGTCATTCATGAATCGGATGTCACCCCGGGCTTGGCGAACAGACTGGCGTTACCTTTTTCCAAACATATTTTCACTGTGTTCGAGAAAACATTGGACTATGTTCCTGCGGGGAAAGCGACTTGCACGGGGGCTGTCATCCGACCTGAACTATTCGATGGTGTCCGGGAGCAAGGGCTCCGATATGCAGGTCTTGACGGGTTGAAGCCGGTCCTCCTAATCATGGGAGGAAGCCAGGGGTCGGCAGTCATCAATGACGCTCTCCGAAAAGAATTGCCGGGCATCTTGGAACGATATGATGTGATTCATTTATGTGGAAAAGGGAATATAGATGAAGAGCTTGAAAGTACGCCGGGCTATACGCAGTTCGAATACGTTACAGAAGGGTTGCCCCATCTTCTCGCGGCTGCCGATTTTGCGGTATCCAGAGCAGGTTCGAATGCCATTTTCGAATTACTGGCCCTGCATAAGCCGATGTTGCTGATCCCGTTATCAGCAGCCAAAAGCAGAGGCGATCAGATTTTGAATGCATCTTTATTCGAGTCGTTGGGTATTGCTCTTGTTCTCCAAGAGGAAGAAATCGGGAAGCGTACCATGTTGGAAGAGTTTGCTATATTGGAGCGCGAAAAGGATCGGTTGCTAGAGAACATGAAGCAGACCGAGCATCCAAAAATCCCGGAAGACATGGCGGAAATGATTCTGATGTACCGAAATTAG
- a CDS encoding 2-oxoglutarate dehydrogenase E1 component gives MSNNVGSSPYAEFTGPNLGYVMEMYEVFKTDPEAVDAELAEMFRRFGAPDFGTTQQEAVVGEVSPGNFGKVLSAYKLLDAIRTYGHLAADIYPLNDRPKDSSRIELTYYGLTENDLREMPATLFFKQPPVGIDNGLDAVNHLRSLYTGKIAYEFAHIIDEEERNWIQAKIENGEITVTLSAEEKKALLERLTRIEGFEKFIHRTFVGAKRFSIEGLDTLVVLLEELVRRSEDENMKKMLIGMAHRGRLNVLTHILNKSYEMMFAQFAGVPDEPFLPEDGSLQVTRGWFGDVKYHMGALYKGQSGMERFLAYNPSHLEVVNPVIAGQTRAAQETTDSPGIPEQDTKAAYAIMIHGDAAFPGQGIVPETFNFSRVRGFQTGGSIHIIANNMIGFTTEYYDSRSTHYSSDPAKGYEVPVLHVNADCPESVIAAAAFSFEYRTKFGKDILIDLIGYRRYGHNEMDEPLVTNPLMYHGIHQHLTVRELYGKKLVAENVMTDEEVTKLDTDVYATMQKAYDNVKEHSTKAEPVSNETPDYVLAGYPRDLETGVEEATIRRMNEELLTYPEDYHVFGKLERILKRREDPFKGKGKIDWAHAEVLAFGSILQDGNPIRMSGQDVQRGTFAHRHLVLHDEKTGEEYVPLHHISGSKASFVAYNSPLTEAGIVGYEFGYNLEDPKALSIWEAQYGDFSNMAQAMFDQFVSASYSKWGQQSGLVMLLPHAYEGQGPEHSSARIERYLQLCAENNWTVANLSSAANYFHILRRQAKMLGDKSMRPLVIASPKSLLRHPLVGADVTDLTEGYFQTVLEQPGTGKNVDKVKKILFASGKMAIDLAERVKDGTGYDHLHIIRVEQLYPFPSEKIAEIIARYPKAKELVWVQEEPKNMGTWGFANNYIRELAGNKKISYVGRIHRSSPSEGDGESHKIEQNRIIEEALKK, from the coding sequence ATGTCGAACAATGTTGGCTCCTCCCCGTATGCAGAATTTACGGGTCCTAACCTTGGGTATGTCATGGAGATGTATGAAGTCTTCAAAACAGACCCAGAAGCAGTCGATGCTGAACTTGCCGAAATGTTTAGACGTTTCGGTGCACCGGATTTTGGCACCACCCAACAAGAAGCAGTTGTTGGAGAAGTGAGTCCAGGCAATTTTGGAAAGGTATTGTCCGCTTATAAGTTGCTCGATGCTATACGTACATACGGACATCTTGCAGCGGATATCTATCCATTGAACGATCGTCCAAAGGATTCATCTCGAATCGAGCTGACTTATTATGGATTGACCGAAAACGATCTTCGGGAAATGCCTGCAACACTGTTTTTCAAACAACCTCCGGTGGGTATCGATAACGGATTGGACGCTGTAAATCATTTGAGGTCGCTCTATACAGGGAAAATCGCCTATGAGTTTGCACATATTATCGACGAAGAGGAACGGAATTGGATCCAAGCGAAAATTGAAAATGGAGAGATTACTGTAACTCTTTCCGCAGAAGAGAAAAAGGCCCTTCTGGAGCGGTTGACGAGAATTGAAGGGTTCGAGAAATTTATCCACCGTACATTCGTCGGAGCGAAACGATTCTCTATTGAAGGACTAGATACGCTTGTAGTCCTGCTGGAAGAGCTCGTCCGCCGTTCCGAAGATGAAAATATGAAAAAAATGTTGATCGGAATGGCCCATCGCGGCCGTCTGAACGTTCTTACACATATCCTCAATAAATCATATGAAATGATGTTTGCACAATTTGCAGGTGTTCCGGACGAACCATTCTTGCCTGAAGACGGTTCGCTGCAAGTGACGCGCGGCTGGTTCGGGGATGTGAAATATCATATGGGTGCCCTATACAAAGGACAATCGGGTATGGAGCGTTTCCTTGCATACAACCCGTCCCACTTGGAAGTCGTCAATCCGGTCATTGCTGGACAGACGAGAGCTGCTCAGGAAACAACAGATAGCCCCGGCATTCCGGAACAGGATACGAAAGCGGCGTACGCCATCATGATTCACGGAGATGCCGCATTCCCAGGACAGGGAATCGTGCCGGAGACATTCAACTTCAGCCGTGTCCGCGGATTCCAGACTGGCGGTTCGATCCATATCATTGCTAACAATATGATCGGCTTCACAACCGAATACTACGACTCTAGGTCGACTCATTACTCTTCCGATCCTGCAAAAGGTTATGAAGTGCCGGTCCTGCATGTCAATGCGGACTGCCCTGAATCGGTGATCGCTGCAGCTGCGTTCTCATTCGAATACCGTACAAAGTTTGGAAAAGATATCCTGATCGATTTGATCGGATACCGCCGTTACGGACATAACGAAATGGACGAGCCGCTCGTGACGAACCCGTTGATGTATCACGGCATCCACCAGCACTTGACAGTCCGGGAATTGTACGGGAAAAAACTTGTCGCTGAAAACGTCATGACGGATGAAGAAGTGACGAAGCTTGACACCGATGTGTACGCTACTATGCAAAAGGCGTATGACAATGTGAAAGAGCATTCTACGAAAGCGGAGCCGGTTTCAAATGAGACGCCGGATTATGTCCTGGCAGGCTATCCGAGAGATTTGGAAACGGGAGTGGAAGAAGCGACGATTCGTCGTATGAATGAAGAGCTTCTAACGTATCCGGAAGACTATCATGTGTTCGGTAAATTGGAACGCATTCTGAAGCGCCGGGAAGATCCGTTCAAAGGGAAAGGGAAGATCGATTGGGCGCACGCTGAAGTGCTCGCATTCGGATCCATCCTTCAAGACGGCAATCCGATCCGCATGTCCGGCCAAGATGTGCAGCGTGGGACGTTCGCTCACCGCCATCTGGTCCTTCATGATGAGAAAACAGGGGAGGAATACGTGCCGCTTCATCATATCAGCGGTTCCAAAGCGTCCTTTGTGGCGTATAACAGCCCATTGACCGAAGCTGGAATCGTTGGTTACGAGTTCGGGTACAATTTGGAAGATCCGAAAGCACTGTCGATTTGGGAGGCGCAATATGGCGACTTCTCCAATATGGCTCAAGCAATGTTCGACCAGTTTGTATCGGCCAGCTATTCGAAATGGGGACAACAATCGGGATTGGTCATGCTATTGCCACACGCATACGAAGGACAAGGCCCTGAGCACTCCAGCGCCCGCATCGAACGGTATTTGCAATTATGCGCCGAAAACAACTGGACTGTTGCGAACCTTTCCAGCGCGGCGAACTATTTCCACATTTTGCGCCGCCAAGCGAAAATGCTCGGTGATAAATCAATGCGTCCGCTCGTTATCGCATCTCCTAAATCGCTCCTTCGCCACCCATTGGTCGGTGCGGACGTGACCGATTTGACAGAGGGCTACTTCCAGACTGTTCTGGAACAGCCGGGCACTGGAAAGAACGTCGATAAAGTGAAGAAAATTTTATTCGCAAGCGGAAAAATGGCGATCGATCTTGCGGAGCGGGTGAAAGATGGCACAGGTTACGATCATCTTCACATCATCCGTGTTGAGCAATTGTATCCATTCCCATCCGAGAAAATTGCGGAGATCATTGCACGCTACCCGAAAGCGAAAGAGCTTGTGTGGGTGCAGGAAGAGCCGAAAAACATGGGGACATGGGGCTTTGCGAACAATTATATCCGCGAATTGGCAGGCAACAAGAAAATTTCTTACGTAGGACGGATCCACCGTTCCAGCCCTTCCGAAGGAGACGGGGAATCGCATAAAATCGAGCAGAACCGTATTATTGAGGAAGCACTCAAGAAGTAA
- the odhB gene encoding 2-oxoglutarate dehydrogenase complex dihydrolipoyllysine-residue succinyltransferase, with translation MAEIIVPELAESITEGTIARWLKQPGETVEKGEFIVELETDKVNVEVISEEAGVVQELLAAEGDTVEVGQVIATVGAGSGAPAAPAPAAAETAAPKAEEAAAPAAAPAAATEDGTADRTIASPAARKLAREKGIDLSAVSPVDPMGRVRVQDVEAHGTAPKAPAAPAPKAATQQDDGRITREKMTRRRQTIAKRLLEVKQSTAMLTTFNEIDMTNVMELRSRKKDQFFEQNDVRLGFMSFFTKAVVAALKKYPYVNSEIDGDEILLKNYYDIGIAVSTEGGLVVPNVVDADRKNFAEIEATIGELAVKARDNKLTIADMTGGSFTITNGGVFGSLMSTPILNGTQVGILGMHTIQKRPVAVGDQIEIRPMMYVALSYDHRVIDGKDSVGFLKMVKELIENPEDLLLGS, from the coding sequence GTGGCAGAGATCATAGTACCAGAATTAGCAGAGTCGATTACAGAAGGAACGATTGCGCGTTGGTTGAAACAGCCTGGCGAAACGGTGGAGAAAGGCGAATTCATCGTTGAGCTTGAAACAGACAAGGTGAACGTGGAAGTCATCTCCGAGGAAGCGGGAGTCGTCCAAGAACTCCTTGCAGCGGAAGGCGACACAGTGGAAGTTGGCCAAGTCATCGCGACTGTCGGAGCAGGTTCAGGAGCTCCAGCAGCACCGGCCCCAGCAGCTGCAGAAACGGCGGCACCGAAAGCGGAAGAAGCCGCAGCGCCGGCAGCTGCACCAGCAGCCGCGACTGAAGATGGAACGGCTGATCGTACGATTGCAAGTCCAGCTGCACGTAAACTGGCACGTGAAAAAGGAATCGATTTATCGGCAGTTTCGCCGGTCGATCCGATGGGGCGTGTACGCGTGCAGGACGTCGAAGCACATGGGACAGCACCGAAAGCACCAGCAGCTCCTGCACCAAAAGCGGCAACACAACAAGACGATGGTCGTATCACTCGTGAGAAAATGACGCGCCGCCGTCAGACAATCGCGAAGCGTCTGTTGGAAGTAAAACAATCTACAGCGATGTTGACGACGTTCAATGAAATTGATATGACGAATGTAATGGAACTCCGTTCGCGGAAAAAAGACCAATTCTTTGAGCAGAACGATGTCCGTCTTGGATTCATGTCATTCTTCACGAAAGCAGTTGTCGCGGCGTTGAAAAAATATCCGTACGTCAACTCGGAAATCGACGGGGATGAAATCCTCCTCAAAAATTATTATGATATCGGGATTGCCGTGTCGACAGAAGGCGGACTCGTTGTACCGAACGTCGTCGATGCAGACCGTAAGAACTTTGCGGAAATCGAAGCAACGATTGGTGAACTTGCCGTAAAAGCACGTGACAACAAGTTGACGATCGCTGACATGACAGGCGGTTCATTCACCATCACAAACGGTGGTGTGTTTGGTTCCTTGATGTCAACACCGATTCTTAACGGTACGCAAGTCGGAATCCTCGGCATGCACACGATCCAAAAGCGCCCGGTTGCCGTAGGCGATCAAATCGAAATCCGTCCGATGATGTACGTGGCGCTTTCGTATGACCACCGTGTCATCGATGGCAAAGATTCCGTAGGATTCTTGAAAATGGTCAAAGAATTGATTGAGAATCCGGAAGATCTTCTCCTCGGTTCTTAA
- a CDS encoding DUF6501 family protein codes for MKFTHWAEAPTLRKVVCRHADAEKYVVTNVLTPGKDYEVKNETDEFVFIIDNSGKVGGYYKRYFE; via the coding sequence ATGAAATTCACCCATTGGGCGGAAGCGCCTACATTGCGAAAAGTCGTCTGCCGACATGCAGATGCGGAGAAATATGTAGTGACAAATGTACTAACCCCTGGCAAAGACTATGAAGTGAAAAATGAAACGGACGAGTTCGTATTCATCATCGATAACAGCGGAAAAGTCGGCGGCTATTACAAAAGATACTTTGAATAA